One genomic window of Phoenix dactylifera cultivar Barhee BC4 unplaced genomic scaffold, palm_55x_up_171113_PBpolish2nd_filt_p 001716F, whole genome shotgun sequence includes the following:
- the LOC103722012 gene encoding uncharacterized protein LOC103722012 isoform X1 yields the protein MAMYIRVKRNKTTYFVQCDPTETTLDIKQKLQTLIDQPSNNQRLTLASTNDVLDDSKTLAEQKVENDAVVALTLRKDDNEFEEVYIAQPEVLKSFS from the exons ATG GCTATGTATATTCGTGTAAAGCGCAACAAGACAACCTACTTTGTGCAGTGTGATCCAACTGAGACAACTTTAGACATTAAGCAGAAATTGCAAACTTTGATTGATCAACCAAGCAATAATCAGCGTTTAACCTTGGCATCAACTAATGATGTCTTAGATGATTCAAAGACATTAGCTGAACAGAAG GTCGAGAATGATGCTGTTGTGGCATTGACTCTCAGAAAAG ATGACAATGAGTTTGAGGAAGTGTACATTGCACAACCAGAAGTCTTGAAGTCATTCTCTTGA
- the LOC103722012 gene encoding uncharacterized protein LOC103722012 isoform X2, with translation MYIRVKRNKTTYFVQCDPTETTLDIKQKLQTLIDQPSNNQRLTLASTNDVLDDSKTLAEQKVENDAVVALTLRKDDNEFEEVYIAQPEVLKSFS, from the exons ATGTATATTCGTGTAAAGCGCAACAAGACAACCTACTTTGTGCAGTGTGATCCAACTGAGACAACTTTAGACATTAAGCAGAAATTGCAAACTTTGATTGATCAACCAAGCAATAATCAGCGTTTAACCTTGGCATCAACTAATGATGTCTTAGATGATTCAAAGACATTAGCTGAACAGAAG GTCGAGAATGATGCTGTTGTGGCATTGACTCTCAGAAAAG ATGACAATGAGTTTGAGGAAGTGTACATTGCACAACCAGAAGTCTTGAAGTCATTCTCTTGA
- the LOC103722028 gene encoding alanine--tRNA ligase-like, whose product MVFSDVLPPLRFLLSPRVRVRVRVRVSSTASTPHPPVAETKEATPPPGAAMEWSGNKVRETFISFFERKEHVNWRSSPVVPLDDPTLLFANAGMNQFKPIFLGTVNPANPLGKLTRACNTQKCIRAGGKHNDLDDVGKDTYHHTFFEMLGNWSFGDYFKREAISWAWELLTQVYKLPADRIYATYFGGDEKAGLAADTEAKEIWLKFLPPGRVLPFGSKDNFWEMGDTGPCGPCTEIHFDRVGNRDAASLVNNDDPTCIEIWNLVFIQFNREADGSLRSLPARHVDTGMGFERLTSILQNKMSNYDTDVFFPIFDAIQQLTGAQPYSGRVGLDDVDKVDMAYRVVADHIRTLSFAIADGSRPGNEGREYVLRRILRRAVRYGREVLKAQEGFFSCLVGIVVKVMGAVFPELKQYEANIEEIIAEEEISFGKTLVKGIEKFKRAAQDVQGNILSGQDAFILWDTYGFPMDLTQLMAEERGLTVDVEGFNVAMEEARQKARCARNKAVGDTIVMDADATSELHRKGIATTDDNYKFIWHQDHESAIKAIYTGAEFLETAFAGADVGLVLESTSFYAEQGGQIYDTGSIEGLFGSFQVSNVQVYGGFVLHIGSIAGGAKAFSVGDQVICKVDYERRTLIAPNHTCTHMLNFALREVLGDHVDQKGSIVLPEKLRFDFSHGKPVHPEDLRKIELIVNQQIKDELDVYASEASLAAAKQITGLRAVFGEIYPDPVRVVSIGRKVEDLLANPDNKQWLSYSTELCGGTHISNTREAKAFALLSEEGIAKGIRRITAVTTECAFKAIELASSLASEISDASKYEGSLLEKKVASLKSKIDAAAIPAAIKADLRAKTSQLEDQIRKAKKKIGEENIQKAIKAATKIAEAAASEGKAFCISRVDVGLDTTAVREAVLKVMDQKALAIMVFSTDETLNKAVVYAGVPKSKDGLVVLEWLTAAMGPLKGKGGGGKNGIAQGQGSDASRVDEAMDVASKFASMKLGS is encoded by the exons ATGGTCTTCTCCGACGTTCTCCCGCCGCTCCGCTTCCTCCTCTCTCCAAGGGTTAGGGTCAGGGTCAGGGTCAGGGTTTCCTCCACCGCTTCCACTCCCCATCCGCCGGTAGCGGAGACGAAGGAGGCAACACCACCACCGGGGGCGGCGATGGAGTGGTCGGGGAACAAGGTGAGGGAGACCTTCATCTCGTTCTTCGAGAGAAAGGAGCACGTGAACTGGCGTTCGAGTCCGGTGGTGCCTTTGGACGATCCCACCCTCCTCTTCGCCAACGCCGGGATGAACCAGTTCAAGCCCATCTTCCTCGGGACCGTGAATCCGGCGAACCCCCTCGGCAAGCTCACCCGGGCCTGCAACACCCAGAAGTGCATCCGCGCCGGCGGGAAGCACAACGACCTCGATGACGTCGGCAAGGACACCTACCACCACACCTTCTTCGAGATGCTCGGCAACTGGTCCTTCGGCGACTACTTCAAGCGGGAGGCCATCTCCTGGGCCTGGGAGCTTCTCACCCAG GTCTATAAGTTGCCTGCAGACAGGATCTATGCCACCTATTTTGGTGGCGATGAGAAGGCTGGTCTTGCAGCTGATACTGAAGCAAAGGAGATATGGCTAAAATTTTTACCTCCTGGACGAGTATTGCCCTTTGGTAGTAAG GACAATTTCTGGGAGATGGGCGATACTGGCCCTTGTGGGCCTTGTACTGAGATTCATTTTGATCGCGTTGGTAACAGAGATGCTGCTTCGTTGGTCAATAATGATGATCCTACTTGCATTGAAATCTGGAACCTCGTGTTTATTCAG TTCAATAGGGAAGCTGATGGCAGCCTAAGGTCTTTACCTGCGAGACATGTCGATACTGGAATGGGTTTTGAACGTTTGACTTCAATTCTTCAGAACAAAATGAGCAATTATGACACTGATGTATTCTTTCCCATATTTGACGCTATCCAGCAA TTGACAGGGGCTCAGCCATACTCTGGAAGAGTCGGGCTAGATGATGTTGACAAAGTTGATATGGCTTACAGAGTGGTTGCTGATCACATAAGGACTCTTTCTTTTGCTATTGCGGATGGTTCTCGTCCTG GCAATGAGGGACGGGAGTATGTTCTTAGACGTATTCTTCGACGTGCTGTTCGTTACGGCAGGGAAGTTCTAAAAGCACAAGAAGGATTTTTTAGCTG TCTTGTAGGCATTGTTGTGAAAGTGATGGGTGCTGTATTTCCGGAGCTTAAGCAATATGAGGCCAATATTGAAGAAATTATTGCAGAGGAAGAAATAAGTTTTGGGAAGACACTAGTAAAG GGAATTGAGAAGTTTAAAAGGGCTGCTCAGGATGTCCAGGGGAACATATTGAGTGGTCAG GATGCCTTTATTTTGTGGGACACCTATGGTTTTCCGATGGATTTAACTCAG CTAATGGCAGAAGAAAGAGGACTAACAGTCGATGTCGAAGGTTTTAATGTTGCGATGGAAGAAGCCAGACAAAAGGCTAGGTGTGCTCGGAACAAG GCAGTTGGTGACACTATTGTAATGGATGCCGATGCTACATCAGAGTTGCATAGGAAGGGTATCGCTACAACAGATGACAATTACAAGTTTATCTGGCACCAG GACCATGAAAGTGCGATCAAAGCTATATACACTGGTGCTGAGTTCCTTGAAACTGCCTTTGCTGGAGCTGATGTTGGTCTTGTTTTGGAAAGTACAAGTTTCTATGCTGAACAAGGCGGTCAG ATATACGACACCGGGTCAATTGAAGGATTGTTTGGATCATTTCAAGTTAGTAATGTTCAAGTTTATGGAGGTTTTGTACTTCACATAGGATCAATTGCTGGAGGGGCCAAGGCTTTTTCAGTTGGCGATCAAGTGATATGTAAG GTTGACTATGAGAGGCGTACCTTAATTGCTCCTAACCACACATGTACTCACATGCTCAATTTTGCTCTCAGG GAAGTTCTTGGTGATCATGTTGATCAGAAGGGCTCCATTGTTCTCCCTGAAAAGTTGCGTTTTGATTTCTCCCATG GAAAACCTGTTCATCCCGAAGATTTGAGAAAAATTGAGTTAATTGTGAATCAGCAGATTAAAGATGAATTAGATGTATATGCAAGTGAAGCAAGCCTTGCTGCTGCAAAGCAGATAACTGGACTAAGAGCAGTCTTTGGAGAA ATCTATCCTGACCCAGTTAGGGTTGTGTCAATTGGTCGTAAGGTGGAAGATCTCCTTGCAAATCCTGATAATAAACAGTGGTTATCCTATTCTACAGAACTATGTGGAG GGACCCATATATCAAATACTCGAGAAGCTAAGGCATTTGCCCTTCTGTCTGAGGAGGGAATTGCTAAGGGAATTCGGAGAATAACAGCTGTCACAACTGAATGTGCGTTCAAGGCAATCGAGTTGGCATCATCTCTTGCTTCTGAAATTAGTGATGCATCCAAATATGAAGGAAGCCTGCTTGAGAAG AAAGTTGCTTCTCTGAAAAGTAAGATAGATGCAGCGGCTATTCCAGCAGCCATAAAAGCAGATCTCAGAGCCAAGACCTCCCAGCTGGAG GATCAAATTAGAAAGGCAAAAAAGAAGATTGGTGAGGAAAATATCCAGAAAGCAATTAAAGCTGCAACCAAGATTGCAGAAGCTGCTGCTTCTGAAGGAAAAGCTTTCTGTATAAGCCGAGTGGATGTAGGTCTTGACACCACTGCTGTTAGGGAAGCTGTTCTGAAAGTCATGGATCAAAAG GCATTAGCTATAATGGTGTTCAGCACGGATGAAACATTGAACAAGGCAGTGGTGTATGCTGGAGTGCCTAAATCAAAGGATGGCCTGGTAGTGTTGGAGTGGCTGACTGCTGCTATGGGGCCTCTGAAGGGAAAAGGTGGTGGTGGGAAGAATGGTATTGCTCAGGGCCAG GGAAGTGATGCTTCTCGTGTGGATGAGGCTATGGACGTGGCCTCAAAGTTTGCTTCAATGAAGTTGGGGTCGTAA